Proteins encoded within one genomic window of Mycolicibacterium monacense:
- a CDS encoding IclR family transcriptional regulator: MTMEAEPIVTRAYGPTPQYPVESVDNALQIVMLLATRNELRLTDVSAHFGLASSTAHRLLAMLSYRGLIRQDPKTKAYRAGPGLDLLAFSVLRRLDVGDRARPVLEKLNATLRETVHLGRLEGAEVDFVASIESPQALRVSNRLGVAMPAHCTSTGKALLSALGPEELDRLYPQPDLVQMTRNSIASRAALHAALAEVRRRGYAISNEEGEVGVISIAVPLRSGAYALNASVPVSRMTRSLRRTVLSELNAAADEIEAMLP, from the coding sequence ATGACGATGGAAGCAGAACCGATTGTCACCCGGGCATACGGGCCGACACCCCAGTACCCGGTGGAATCGGTCGACAACGCCTTGCAGATCGTCATGCTCCTCGCAACGCGGAATGAGTTGCGGCTCACCGATGTGAGTGCTCACTTCGGCCTCGCCAGTTCGACGGCGCACCGGCTTCTGGCCATGCTGTCGTACCGCGGACTGATCCGCCAGGATCCGAAAACCAAGGCCTACCGCGCAGGACCGGGCCTGGATCTGCTCGCCTTCAGCGTGCTGCGCCGGCTCGATGTCGGCGACCGGGCCCGGCCGGTCCTGGAGAAGCTGAACGCCACGCTGCGGGAGACCGTGCATCTGGGACGTCTGGAAGGCGCCGAGGTCGACTTCGTCGCGTCCATCGAGAGCCCACAGGCGCTGCGGGTATCCAATCGTCTGGGCGTGGCGATGCCCGCGCACTGCACGTCGACCGGCAAGGCACTGCTGTCTGCGCTCGGGCCCGAGGAGCTCGACCGGCTCTATCCCCAGCCGGATCTCGTCCAGATGACGCGGAACTCCATCGCGTCGAGGGCGGCGCTCCACGCCGCGCTGGCCGAGGTGCGCAGGCGCGGGTACGCCATCAGCAATGAAGAGGGCGAGGTGGGCGTGATCTCCATCGCGGTACCGCTGCGCAGCGGAGCGTACGCCCTGAATGCCTCGGTGCCGGTGAGCCGAATGACCAGGAGCTTGCGCAGAACGGTGCTCAGCGAGCTGAATGCGGCCGCCGACGAGATCGAGGCAATGCTGCCATGA
- a CDS encoding amidohydrolase family protein produces MIDLHTHGLPRSLPNFGRRFAGSWPELVETGPCSADIMLGDRHFRSVTEQCWNLERRLADMEADGVARQVISPIPITFSYHLGADGVAELARVQNEWIADAVRAYPTRFSGLGTVPLQDPDRAAEMVVEIRQVLGLAGVEIGSNVCGANLDDRALDPFFAACADHGALVFVHPWQVLGSDRLQKYGLAESVGMGAETATAAASLVIGGVLDRHPDLDILLAHGGGAFLALLPRIERFWENSSTASDCGDRPSSYAGRFYYDSLLFDADAVAALVGRVGADRVVVGTDYPFAIAERPAGAALLGAGLPEAVTSSVSVLTAERILRLA; encoded by the coding sequence GTGATCGACCTGCACACCCACGGGCTGCCGCGCTCCCTGCCCAACTTCGGCCGACGATTCGCGGGTTCATGGCCCGAACTGGTGGAAACCGGCCCGTGCAGCGCTGACATCATGCTGGGCGACCGGCACTTCCGTTCGGTCACGGAGCAATGCTGGAACCTGGAGCGACGACTCGCCGACATGGAGGCTGACGGTGTTGCGCGCCAAGTTATCTCGCCTATACCGATAACCTTCTCATACCACCTGGGCGCCGATGGCGTGGCTGAGCTGGCGCGGGTGCAGAACGAATGGATCGCCGATGCCGTTCGCGCATATCCGACGCGGTTCAGCGGACTGGGCACAGTTCCGCTGCAGGATCCGGACCGGGCCGCAGAGATGGTCGTCGAAATCCGGCAGGTTCTCGGCCTCGCCGGTGTGGAGATCGGCTCGAATGTGTGCGGAGCCAATCTCGACGACCGCGCACTGGATCCATTCTTCGCCGCTTGTGCCGATCACGGCGCGCTGGTCTTCGTGCATCCGTGGCAGGTGCTGGGCTCGGATCGACTCCAGAAGTACGGTCTCGCCGAATCCGTCGGAATGGGCGCTGAGACGGCGACGGCCGCAGCGTCATTGGTGATAGGCGGCGTCTTGGACCGCCATCCCGACCTCGATATTCTGCTCGCTCACGGTGGCGGTGCGTTCCTGGCGCTACTGCCGAGAATCGAGCGATTCTGGGAAAACTCGTCGACAGCATCGGACTGCGGCGACCGCCCGTCGAGTTATGCCGGTCGCTTCTATTACGATTCGCTGCTCTTCGACGCGGACGCGGTTGCGGCTCTGGTCGGGCGCGTCGGGGCCGATCGGGTGGTGGTCGGCACCGATTATCCGTTCGCCATCGCCGAACGACCGGCAGGGGCGGCCCTGCTCGGCGCCGGTCTACCGGAGGCGGTCACTTCGTCGGTCAGCGTGCTGACCGCCGAGAGGATCCTTAGGCTCGCCTGA
- a CDS encoding VOC family protein, whose translation MIELQDIAYVRSGVTDLQRATRFAVDIVGLDPVAEDHDVTYLRADARHHCLALIESNRPGVLASAFSLRDDAALESAEVELQQYGCTVTRGSEQEARHRHVRNFIAFDDPFGNHVELVTGQSTLARPINFGRPAAGIAEFGHLCLDAPDVRAAHAFWSTVFSAKVSDWIGDGACLMRIDPVHHKLAFFQNDAGPGFCHINFQVGTLDDVMRNWRFLQQNGVQILHGPGRHPTSTAIFIYFLGPDNLTYEYSFGVQLIDDEAWTPRMFDLAEPGSIDMWLGPTQRTVSQPQLAARSTAPHSVAAPELGV comes from the coding sequence ATGATCGAACTGCAGGACATCGCTTACGTGCGATCCGGGGTGACGGATCTCCAGCGTGCGACCCGCTTCGCGGTGGACATCGTGGGGCTGGATCCGGTAGCCGAGGACCACGATGTCACCTACTTGAGGGCCGACGCCCGTCATCACTGCCTGGCCCTGATTGAATCCAACCGGCCAGGGGTCCTCGCATCGGCGTTCTCATTGCGGGATGATGCCGCGCTCGAGTCAGCCGAAGTCGAGTTGCAGCAGTACGGCTGCACGGTAACGCGTGGCTCCGAACAGGAAGCGCGGCACCGGCATGTCCGCAACTTCATCGCCTTCGACGACCCGTTCGGCAACCACGTCGAACTGGTCACCGGCCAGAGCACTCTGGCCCGTCCGATCAACTTCGGTCGACCCGCCGCAGGCATTGCGGAGTTCGGCCACCTGTGCCTCGACGCACCCGATGTGCGGGCCGCGCACGCCTTCTGGTCCACGGTGTTCAGCGCCAAGGTGTCCGACTGGATCGGTGACGGAGCCTGCCTGATGCGTATCGACCCCGTCCATCACAAGCTGGCGTTCTTCCAGAACGACGCCGGACCGGGTTTCTGCCACATCAACTTCCAAGTTGGGACTCTCGACGATGTGATGCGCAACTGGCGATTCCTGCAACAGAACGGCGTGCAGATCCTGCATGGGCCAGGCCGCCACCCGACGTCGACGGCCATCTTCATCTACTTCCTCGGGCCGGACAACCTGACCTACGAGTACTCATTCGGAGTTCAGTTGATCGACGACGAGGCGTGGACTCCGCGCATGTTCGACCTCGCGGAGCCGGGCTCCATCGATATGTGGTTGGGGCCGACCCAGCGAACCGTCTCCCAGCCTCAACTCGCCGCCCGCTCGACTGCACCGCATTCCGTCGCTGCGCCTGAGCTCGGCGTGTGA
- a CDS encoding dihydrodipicolinate synthase family protein, with product MTMAITRADIRGIVGIVPTPATEDADDWRCLNSVNVTETEKMVEQVVDAGIDIVMTTGTFGECASLTHQEWLQFSACVAETIRGRAPFFAGVTTLNTRDTIARGREAIDAGADGLFVGRPMWLPLDDAGVVRFYRDVTEALPGVPVVIYDNPAAFKGKISVDAYQQLADAPEIVATKHAGGPTLEGDIEAFGDKVAVLPLDSDWVRVAKRFPARATACWSGNVACAPSPLALLSRAVLSQDWAQADDISEQVNWALAPQFGGDMSRFMDYSIPVGRGRFRGAGLIDCGPSRPPYTDAPADMVAGGEETGRRWAALEEKYRAFR from the coding sequence ATGACCATGGCGATCACCCGTGCGGACATCAGAGGGATCGTGGGCATCGTGCCGACACCTGCGACCGAGGACGCCGATGACTGGCGTTGCCTGAACAGCGTCAATGTCACTGAGACAGAGAAGATGGTCGAGCAGGTCGTCGACGCGGGGATCGATATCGTGATGACCACCGGAACCTTCGGTGAGTGTGCGTCGCTCACTCATCAGGAATGGCTTCAGTTCTCGGCCTGCGTTGCCGAGACGATCCGGGGCCGCGCGCCGTTCTTCGCCGGCGTGACGACGTTGAACACCCGCGACACCATAGCGCGGGGTCGCGAAGCGATCGACGCCGGCGCCGACGGTCTCTTCGTCGGTCGTCCGATGTGGCTGCCGCTCGATGACGCCGGCGTCGTGCGCTTCTATCGCGATGTCACCGAGGCGTTGCCCGGGGTGCCGGTAGTGATCTATGACAACCCCGCCGCGTTCAAGGGCAAGATCAGCGTCGACGCCTACCAGCAACTTGCCGATGCGCCCGAGATCGTTGCGACCAAGCACGCAGGCGGGCCGACTCTGGAGGGCGACATCGAGGCCTTCGGCGACAAGGTCGCCGTGCTGCCCCTCGACAGCGACTGGGTCCGCGTTGCCAAACGCTTCCCGGCCAGGGCAACGGCGTGCTGGTCGGGGAACGTCGCCTGTGCACCCTCGCCGTTGGCCTTGCTCTCGCGCGCCGTGCTGTCGCAGGACTGGGCACAGGCGGACGACATTTCCGAGCAGGTGAACTGGGCATTGGCCCCGCAGTTCGGCGGTGACATGTCGCGCTTCATGGACTACAGCATTCCGGTCGGGCGCGGCCGGTTCCGCGGAGCGGGCTTGATCGACTGCGGGCCCAGCCGGCCGCCCTATACCGATGCACCGGCCGACATGGTCGCCGGCGGTGAGGAAACCGGCCGCCGGTGGGCCGCCCTGGAGGAAAAGTACCGCGCCTTCCGCTGA
- a CDS encoding 2-keto-4-pentenoate hydratase encodes MNTWTVDRAATELLDAEDTRTARNPITDDWPDLDLRTAYAIQDETLCRRVERGETVVGVKLGLTSRAKQQRMGISSPLVAWLTDAMTLPAGAPLPEGALIHPRVEPELVFVMKDRLSGPGVTAAQAMSAVGHVYAGMEIIDSRYRDFRFTLPDVVADNASSGRYVTGPIGLPPEELDLSLEACLVEVDGVIVDSATGAAVQGHPAEALALAANVLADRNMVIERGWIVLTGGMTDAVALGPKTAVRMHFSNLGSLVVHGGK; translated from the coding sequence ATGAACACATGGACCGTTGACCGAGCGGCGACCGAGCTGCTCGACGCCGAGGACACGCGAACTGCCCGCAACCCGATCACCGACGATTGGCCTGACCTGGATCTGCGGACGGCCTACGCAATTCAGGATGAGACGTTGTGCCGCCGAGTCGAGCGTGGTGAAACCGTCGTGGGTGTGAAGCTCGGCCTGACGTCTCGGGCCAAGCAGCAGCGAATGGGTATCTCGTCGCCGCTGGTCGCGTGGCTGACCGATGCGATGACGCTGCCAGCCGGGGCGCCGTTACCGGAGGGCGCGCTGATTCACCCCCGCGTCGAGCCGGAACTCGTCTTCGTCATGAAGGATAGGTTGAGCGGTCCGGGTGTCACCGCGGCGCAGGCGATGTCAGCGGTAGGGCATGTCTACGCGGGCATGGAGATCATCGACTCCCGTTACCGCGATTTTCGGTTCACCCTGCCCGACGTGGTCGCCGACAACGCGTCATCGGGTCGGTATGTGACGGGTCCGATCGGCTTGCCGCCGGAGGAACTGGACCTCTCACTGGAGGCGTGCCTGGTCGAAGTCGACGGCGTCATCGTCGACAGCGCCACCGGTGCCGCGGTTCAGGGCCACCCCGCCGAGGCGCTGGCGTTGGCGGCAAACGTGCTCGCCGATCGGAACATGGTGATCGAGCGCGGCTGGATCGTGCTCACCGGCGGGATGACCGACGCGGTGGCGCTCGGTCCGAAAACCGCGGTGCGAATGCACTTTTCGAACCTGGGTTCACTCGTCGTCCACGGAGGGAAGTAA
- a CDS encoding 2-keto-4-pentenoate hydratase produces the protein MRTEECRQMAEDLLAAYATRRPIAPLTDRIPDLTVAEGFAIQRAQVDRWTAGGRAIKGHKVGLTSAAMQRQMGVSQPDFGVLHDEMFYSESDPIAVTAFLQPRVEPEIALIMKRDLAGPGVTVAQAVAAVDFVLPALEIIDSRIADWRISIADTIADNASSGGVVLGGHPVRPTDANLRLLGCNLYCNGEVVATGAGGAALGSPVVSLAWLANTLGQQNDCLRAGDVVLPGSVTAAQAVRPGDVWTAQFAQLGHVTACFAEGQS, from the coding sequence ATGCGCACCGAAGAGTGCCGTCAGATGGCGGAGGATCTACTTGCGGCTTATGCGACGCGCCGCCCGATCGCCCCGCTGACCGACCGAATCCCCGACTTGACCGTTGCGGAGGGCTTTGCCATCCAGCGAGCCCAGGTCGACCGGTGGACGGCCGGAGGCCGCGCCATCAAGGGCCACAAAGTCGGCTTGACCTCGGCGGCCATGCAGCGTCAGATGGGGGTGAGTCAACCGGATTTCGGTGTCCTGCACGACGAGATGTTCTACTCGGAGTCCGATCCCATCGCAGTGACCGCCTTCCTGCAGCCGCGTGTCGAGCCGGAGATCGCCCTGATCATGAAGCGCGACCTCGCCGGTCCGGGTGTGACAGTCGCCCAGGCCGTGGCTGCAGTGGACTTCGTGCTGCCGGCACTGGAAATCATCGACAGCCGCATCGCCGACTGGCGTATCAGCATCGCCGATACGATCGCCGACAACGCGTCGTCCGGGGGGGTCGTGCTCGGCGGGCATCCTGTTCGGCCCACGGATGCGAACCTCCGACTCCTCGGGTGCAACCTGTACTGCAACGGCGAGGTGGTCGCAACGGGAGCCGGTGGAGCGGCGCTCGGTTCTCCGGTGGTATCGCTGGCATGGCTGGCCAACACCCTGGGTCAGCAGAACGACTGTCTGAGGGCCGGCGACGTCGTGCTACCGGGTTCGGTGACCGCGGCACAAGCGGTGCGCCCTGGCGATGTATGGACCGCACAGTTCGCTCAACTCGGGCACGTCACTGCATGTTTCGCCGAAGGACAGTCATGA
- a CDS encoding tautomerase family protein: protein MPLVEVTLVQGRAPHQLRTLITELTDAVETALGASRSTIRVVLREVPDTHWAAGDVTIAERNKGS from the coding sequence ATGCCGTTAGTCGAAGTCACCCTGGTCCAGGGCCGCGCGCCGCATCAGTTACGTACGCTGATCACCGAGCTCACCGACGCGGTCGAGACCGCGCTGGGCGCATCGCGCTCCACCATCCGTGTGGTCCTGCGTGAAGTTCCCGATACTCACTGGGCCGCCGGTGACGTGACCATCGCGGAGCGGAACAAGGGTTCATGA
- a CDS encoding aldehyde dehydrogenase: protein MTELIPHVIDGEETESASRACFDTVDPWTRQPWARVALGGHEEAARAVTAARRAFDDGPWPRMGLAERGAVLHRLADLIIEHRDELALADTTDMGKPITDTRGNDVPRSAQNFRFFADHARLSAGEALPMDTGHHAYTRFEPAGVVAAIAPWNFPLMLETWKVAPALAWGNTVVLKPAEDTPASATILARLALQAGMPDGVLNVVHGYGPGSVGSALTGDPRVDRITFTGETGTGRTIAAAAAAHLTPVSLELGGKGANLVFADADLDSAVSWSIRAIFSNAGQVCLAGSRLYVQREIYDEFLSRFVNAAESLIAGDPKLAGTQLGPLASEEHWKKVRSYVEGIPADGGTMRTGGPGEGWLIRPTVVTDLPATARLCREEIFGPVAVVAPFDTEADGIAAANNTPYGLNAMLFTENLSRAHRVAAALNAGTVWVNCFFVRDLRAPFGGVGDSGIGREGGTFSREFFTEPKAVVMAISDIASAHVQSD from the coding sequence ATGACCGAGCTCATACCTCACGTCATCGACGGTGAAGAGACCGAGTCGGCCAGTCGGGCATGCTTCGACACCGTAGATCCGTGGACCCGCCAGCCGTGGGCCAGGGTGGCGCTCGGCGGGCATGAGGAGGCCGCCCGCGCCGTAACGGCGGCGCGCCGCGCTTTCGACGACGGGCCCTGGCCACGAATGGGTCTGGCGGAACGGGGTGCAGTTCTGCACCGGCTGGCCGATCTGATCATCGAGCATCGCGACGAGCTGGCCCTCGCCGACACCACCGATATGGGAAAGCCGATCACCGACACCCGCGGCAACGACGTGCCGCGGTCTGCGCAGAACTTCCGGTTCTTCGCAGACCATGCGCGGCTCTCAGCCGGTGAGGCACTGCCGATGGACACCGGTCACCACGCCTACACCAGATTCGAGCCGGCGGGTGTCGTCGCCGCGATCGCGCCGTGGAACTTCCCGCTGATGCTCGAGACGTGGAAGGTCGCACCGGCGCTCGCCTGGGGAAACACCGTCGTCCTCAAACCTGCCGAGGACACTCCCGCGTCCGCGACCATCCTTGCGCGACTTGCTTTGCAGGCCGGAATGCCCGATGGCGTCCTGAATGTCGTGCACGGGTACGGCCCCGGCTCGGTGGGATCTGCCCTTACCGGCGATCCCCGCGTCGACAGGATCACCTTCACTGGCGAAACCGGCACGGGCAGAACCATCGCCGCCGCGGCAGCGGCACACCTGACCCCGGTGAGCCTGGAACTGGGGGGAAAGGGTGCCAATCTGGTCTTCGCCGACGCCGACCTCGACAGCGCGGTGAGCTGGTCGATCCGGGCGATCTTCTCCAACGCCGGGCAGGTGTGTCTCGCCGGTAGCAGGCTGTATGTCCAGCGGGAGATCTACGATGAGTTCTTGTCCCGTTTTGTCAATGCTGCCGAATCACTGATCGCCGGTGACCCCAAACTCGCCGGCACTCAGCTCGGTCCACTGGCGTCGGAAGAACATTGGAAGAAGGTCCGCTCGTACGTCGAGGGGATCCCCGCCGATGGGGGCACCATGCGCACGGGTGGTCCGGGGGAGGGATGGCTCATCCGCCCGACCGTCGTGACGGATCTACCTGCCACCGCGCGGCTCTGCCGTGAAGAGATATTCGGCCCGGTCGCGGTCGTCGCGCCCTTCGACACCGAAGCAGACGGCATTGCTGCAGCCAACAACACACCGTATGGGCTGAACGCGATGTTGTTCACCGAGAATCTTTCCCGGGCGCACCGCGTGGCAGCCGCGCTGAACGCGGGCACCGTCTGGGTAAACTGCTTCTTCGTTCGCGACCTTCGCGCGCCGTTTGGCGGGGTGGGCGACTCCGGAATCGGGCGTGAGGGTGGCACATTCAGCCGTGAGTTCTTCACCGAGCCGAAGGCGGTTGTGATGGCGATCAGTGACATTGCGTCCGCTCACGTCCAGAGTGACTAA
- a CDS encoding aldehyde dehydrogenase family protein — translation MQSSLDSNKTYVAALLDRDWRMLIGGDRVAAGDGATMEITAPHDGSTIARVPAASPADVDAAVAAAAAAFPQWRATTLLERAEMIRSFAQRLRSRATDFGLLDAVDTGNPVTAMIGDVMMAARWLDYHAAVAFSITGDTLPSMTRSWLMTRKEPYGAVARIIPYNHPILFAAAKVGAPLITGNTLVLKVPDQAPLSSLLMAEVVLESFPPGVVNIISGSGAVAGDALVRHRDVKRIALIGSVPTGQKVMAAAAEAGIKHVTLELGGKNAMIVCPDADPSAVVEGAAFGMNCHWSQGQSCGSTTRLFLHESLHDQVVSGLVERLKSIRIGHPLDPATEMGCLVSEAQFDKVNHYIDVAKREGARLVTGGGRPPGKEFEAGFYVEPTVFADVDMSMTVAREEIFGPVLSVLRFTDLDAAVAQANELPLGLTGAIWSNDITTAVSVADRLDTGYVWINGSGSHFLGAPFGGHKNSGTGTEEGVEELESYLQTKTVNIPLR, via the coding sequence GTGCAATCCTCTCTCGATAGCAACAAGACGTATGTCGCGGCCCTGCTCGACCGTGACTGGCGGATGTTGATCGGGGGCGACCGCGTCGCCGCCGGTGACGGCGCGACGATGGAGATCACCGCCCCGCACGACGGCTCCACGATCGCCCGCGTGCCTGCCGCCAGCCCCGCCGACGTCGACGCGGCTGTCGCGGCCGCGGCGGCGGCGTTCCCGCAGTGGCGCGCCACCACCTTGCTCGAGCGCGCGGAGATGATCAGGTCGTTCGCGCAGAGACTGCGCTCCCGGGCAACCGATTTCGGCTTGCTCGACGCCGTCGACACCGGTAATCCCGTCACAGCCATGATCGGCGATGTGATGATGGCGGCCCGGTGGCTCGACTACCACGCAGCGGTGGCGTTCAGCATCACCGGCGACACTCTTCCGTCGATGACGCGCAGCTGGCTGATGACCCGCAAAGAACCGTACGGCGCGGTGGCGCGGATCATTCCCTACAACCACCCGATCCTGTTCGCCGCCGCCAAAGTGGGCGCCCCGCTGATCACCGGTAACACCCTGGTTCTCAAGGTGCCTGATCAGGCTCCGCTGTCCTCGCTGCTGATGGCCGAAGTGGTACTCGAGTCGTTTCCCCCCGGCGTTGTCAACATCATCTCGGGAAGCGGCGCGGTGGCCGGAGATGCCCTGGTGCGGCACCGCGACGTCAAGCGCATCGCACTCATCGGCAGCGTCCCGACTGGCCAGAAGGTGATGGCGGCGGCAGCCGAGGCCGGCATCAAACACGTCACCCTGGAGCTTGGCGGCAAGAACGCGATGATCGTCTGCCCGGACGCCGACCCGAGCGCCGTCGTCGAAGGCGCCGCTTTCGGCATGAACTGTCATTGGAGCCAGGGGCAGTCCTGCGGATCGACTACCCGACTCTTTCTTCACGAGTCACTTCACGATCAGGTGGTCTCCGGCCTGGTCGAGCGATTGAAATCGATCAGGATCGGCCACCCGCTGGATCCGGCGACTGAGATGGGTTGCCTGGTGTCGGAAGCCCAGTTCGACAAGGTGAACCACTACATCGACGTCGCGAAACGCGAAGGGGCCAGGCTGGTCACCGGCGGCGGACGGCCGCCCGGAAAGGAATTCGAGGCGGGCTTCTACGTCGAGCCGACGGTCTTCGCCGACGTCGACATGTCGATGACCGTTGCGCGTGAGGAGATTTTCGGTCCGGTCTTGTCGGTGCTGCGATTCACAGACCTTGACGCCGCCGTCGCTCAGGCGAACGAACTACCGTTGGGCCTGACCGGCGCGATCTGGAGCAACGACATCACCACCGCCGTCTCGGTGGCAGACCGACTCGACACCGGCTACGTGTGGATCAACGGCAGCGGCAGCCACTTCCTCGGTGCGCCGTTCGGTGGTCACAAGAACAGCGGAACGGGTACCGAAGAGGGAGTCGAGGAATTGGAGAGTTACCTCCAGACCAAGACCGTCAACATTCCTCTCCGCTGA
- a CDS encoding substrate-binding domain-containing protein translates to MNSSERLELTYGGELYDRTRRLYTGEVAPEGIRIRYLHTAIEDLFWRQGKYGEFDVAEYSMGAYLSTVDDPDRPFVALPIFPSRLFRHSSVYVGADADVVEAADLNGGVIGTPEWSMTASLWMRGILGEHHGVDLASIRWRTGGLEQPGREEKAPVTPPGHFDVSHIGDEDTLSAQLIRGELDGLITARAPRAFLQGDPRIRRLWPDFRTAERAYFDVTQVVPIMHVVVIKRSVLTAHPWVANNLVDAFERAREPVQRELIDTAVCTTSLVWESSYAEAEQDILGDPFRCGVAENLPALRALLVYAHEQGFSKRPLRLEDVFVPSTVSAARI, encoded by the coding sequence ATGAACAGCTCAGAGCGTCTCGAATTGACCTACGGTGGCGAACTCTACGACAGAACGCGCCGCCTCTACACCGGCGAGGTCGCGCCTGAAGGCATTCGGATCCGCTACCTGCACACCGCGATCGAAGACCTCTTCTGGCGCCAGGGCAAGTACGGCGAATTCGACGTGGCTGAGTATTCGATGGGTGCATACCTGTCCACGGTCGACGATCCCGATCGGCCCTTCGTCGCGCTCCCGATATTCCCGTCGCGGCTCTTCCGGCACTCCAGCGTGTACGTCGGCGCCGACGCGGATGTGGTCGAGGCGGCCGACCTCAACGGTGGCGTCATCGGGACCCCCGAATGGAGCATGACCGCCTCGTTGTGGATGCGTGGCATCCTCGGCGAACATCACGGCGTCGATCTTGCATCGATCCGTTGGCGTACAGGTGGTCTCGAGCAACCGGGTCGCGAGGAGAAGGCGCCGGTGACACCTCCCGGCCATTTCGACGTCTCCCACATCGGCGACGAGGACACCCTCAGCGCCCAGCTGATTCGCGGCGAGCTGGACGGGCTGATCACTGCGCGTGCCCCACGGGCGTTCCTGCAAGGCGATCCGCGGATTCGACGGCTGTGGCCCGACTTCCGTACGGCGGAGCGCGCCTATTTCGACGTGACGCAGGTCGTTCCGATCATGCATGTGGTGGTCATCAAGCGTTCGGTGCTCACCGCTCATCCCTGGGTGGCCAACAATCTCGTCGATGCGTTCGAACGGGCCCGCGAACCCGTACAGCGGGAGCTCATCGACACCGCAGTCTGCACGACCAGCCTGGTCTGGGAGTCCTCCTACGCAGAAGCGGAACAGGATATTCTCGGCGATCCGTTCCGGTGCGGCGTCGCCGAGAACCTCCCCGCCCTGCGGGCATTGCTGGTCTACGCGCACGAGCAGGGGTTCAGCAAACGCCCGTTGCGACTCGAGGACGTGTTCGTACCGTCGACGGTCAGCGCAGCACGGATATAG
- a CDS encoding MarR family winged helix-turn-helix transcriptional regulator — protein sequence MPRRPRNPPSIAEQIARAADREGPEFDTVVLGLTLALFRTATAFERAHVTELVPHDLNISQLNILTVLDRASEPLTMGALGQEVSVLPANLTGVVDGLARRGYVERITNPDDRRSFLIRIGRPGRNFLRKFLPGHWAYLQTLMSDLTPPQKRQLQTLLGKFLDSIEQNSQAVADGADVKRPRPRRRGEVSS from the coding sequence ATGCCGCGACGGCCCCGTAACCCACCTTCGATCGCCGAGCAGATCGCAAGGGCGGCCGACCGGGAGGGTCCGGAATTCGACACCGTCGTCCTCGGCCTGACGCTGGCGCTGTTTCGCACCGCGACCGCCTTTGAGCGCGCTCACGTCACCGAACTGGTCCCGCACGACCTGAATATCAGCCAACTCAATATCCTCACGGTGCTCGACCGCGCCTCCGAGCCGCTGACGATGGGGGCGCTGGGCCAGGAGGTGTCCGTGCTGCCGGCCAACCTGACCGGTGTCGTGGACGGGTTGGCACGGCGGGGTTACGTCGAGCGCATAACGAATCCCGACGACCGTCGGTCGTTCCTGATCCGCATCGGGAGACCTGGCCGTAACTTCCTCCGCAAGTTTCTACCCGGACATTGGGCATACCTGCAGACCCTGATGAGCGATCTGACACCCCCGCAGAAGCGTCAGCTGCAGACGTTGCTGGGCAAGTTCCTCGACTCGATCGAACAGAACAGCCAGGCCGTCGCCGATGGCGCTGACGTCAAGCGCCCCCGTCCGAGGCGCCGTGGTGAGGTGTCGTCATGA